The nucleotide window TATTTATAACCTAATTTTTCATGGACTTTAATTGAATGGAGTTTTGAGGATTGATGAAAATAATTTCCGTGGAATTGCGGAGAGTTCCCCTGAATATTTAGGGTAAGCTAAACCCAGGAAAATGAATTAAAAATATTGTAAAGAGCAAATTTATCCTGAGCGTTAACTCAATTTTCCTTATTTGAGACGCGGCCCCAGATGACATCTACAAACCGGATTGAGCTTGTAAGAAAATGAAAAGTGGTTTTCTCCCAAAAATCAGGGATAGTTCCTAAGAATACCCGAGGCGATCGCCGCCAAATCCTGAAACCGGGAAGCTTAAATTTTAGGGAACTATCCCCCCCCTAAATCGAAATAATGTGGGGGATTGTTACCCGCCTTTAACCCGAAAAGGCATCACTTAAAACAGCTATTGTTTGCATTAACCTACGGAGATTGGCTATGAATCCTGACGAGACCGTCCTAGAAGAAACTACCGAAGAAACTGCCACAGTTACAACCACCAATACCCAAGAAACTGCCGCACCCAAAACGATTACCGTTGAAGTGAGTAGCTTCACCGGAGATAATGCCAGTGGTAAACTGATTCTCGAAGAAACCGCCGCAGGCATTAACGTTACCGTGAAAGATGTCACCCCGATCGCAGACATTAGAGGGGTATTTTTCAACCTAGCTGATGATGCTTTACTCACTGGATTGAAAATTTCCGGCAGTGACGTCACAAATTCCGCCTTTGGATCCGGTGGAAGTATCAGTGGGGATGCGAATGTCACCCCAAGATCCTTTGAGGGGAACGTAGAAATCGGCACCTCCGGAATCGGCAAAGACGATATTACTACCACCAGTTTTACCCTCTCCCACGAATCCGAAACCTTGACTTTGGATCAGTTTTTAGGTCAAAGTCTGGGATTACGCCTCACCAGTGTGGGAACGGACAATCGCGAAGGCAGCAGCAAACTTGAAGGTATCGCACCCACCACATTAACTGAAGTGGTGCCGAAACCCGAGGAAACTCCAGAAGAACCCGTTGCCGAAACCGAAACAGAAGTCGAAGAAGTCGCAGAAGAAGAAGTCCCTGCCACCGATGAAGGTGATGATGTTGCCGAGGATGGGGAAGTCACCACGGATGAAGGGGATGATGCGATCGGTGATGACGGTGAAGATGTCATTGATGATGGCGAAGCGGTTGTTGATGATGACATTGATGATGGCGAAGCGGTTGATGATGCCGAAGAAATGGAAATCGACGACGATGCCGATGTCGATCCGGAAATCAAAGAACTGGTTACCGCTTATTGCGATGAAGAAGAATATTTAGCGGAAAACCCGGACGTTGTTGAAGCCGTCGAACAGGGTTTATTCAAGAGTGGGTTACAACACGCCTACACATTTGGATATAAAGAGGAACGGAAAATCATCGCTGGGTTTGATGCGACTTTTTATGTAGAAAGTAATCTTGATGTCAAAGAGGCGATCGCCAAGGGAAACTTTGAAAGCGGACTGCACCATTTCCTCAAGTTTGGCTGCAAAGAAAATCGCCCTCCCAACCTCGCCTACAACGAACAAGAATATCTAGCCAGTAATGCAGACGTAAACGAAGCCGTTCAAGCCGGAGAATTTAGCAGTGGACTCACCCACTGGCTCCAAAATGGACGCTTTGAAATCCGCACCTTCAGCAGTTTTTTCAGCGGCCAATTTTACCTGCAACAATATGAAGATGTTGCCGAGGCCTTAAAAACAGGCAAAATTAAAAGCGTCTTCTCCCACTTCTTAAATCACGGCATCTTTGAAGGACGTATTCCCAGCGAATCCTTCAATATGGAGAGTTACTTACAACAGTATCCAGAAGTAGCTGAAGGCATCAAAAACGGTCAATTCTCCAGTGCCATTTCCCACTTCTTCCAGTTGGGATTCTTGAGGGGATTCCTGCCGAATCCCCCCATGCCAGAAGCAGAAATGCCGACAGAGGACGATGACCTAGAAACTGAGGATGGCTCCACCTCAGAAGAGACCACCGGCGGTCCCTCCATCGTCTTCAATCAGCCGCCTACTCCGCCAACAATCCCCACCCCTGGTGAACAACCCACTGCGGAAGAGGATCCGGCTCTGACGGAAGAAACAGAAGCGATCGCCAAAACCGGCATCTTTAACCAAGACTTCTTCCTCGCTCAACTGCCGGAACAAATCCGCGAACTCATCGGATCAGGCAAGCAATTCCGCAGCGTCCTCGAATACTACCTCCTCGAAGGACAATTCGACGCAGAAATCAGCCAGAAGAGTTTCAGTCCCCTGTTCGATTTGAAATTCTACTTAGAGCAAAATCCCCAAATTAAAGAACTCATTGAATCTGGGGAATACGAAAGCGTCTTCGATTACTTCCTGAAAGTTGGACAAGCTCAAGGCGATGTTCCTACCCAGTTCTTTGATGCCGAATACTTCTTACAGCAATATTCAGAAGTTCAACAACTGATCGCCAGTGGAAAATATACCAGCGTCTTTGAATACTTCATGCAAGAAGGCTTTGAAAAAGGCCAAAATCCTCTCCCTGAATTTGATGCAGAGTTCTATATAGAACAATTAGAGAAATATGCAGCGGAAAATCCGGACTTCGAGATGCCGGAAATTCCCTCCGGTGCAACCGCCGCCCAAAAATTCCAGATTGCCTTTACCCACTTTATTAGTATCGGCATCGAAATTGGCATCACCGCCAGCGCCACCTTCAAGGAAGAAGTCTTCTTACAGCAGCTAAGTGAAGAAGAAAAAGCCCTGATTGGAGAAGGCAAGCAATATCCCACTGCCTTTGCCTACTACCTCAAAGTCGGAAAAGAAGAAGGACTGCTTCCCTCGGCTGACATCACCATTCCCGAATGTGCCGACTTGGAAGAAGGTTTAGAACCCAGCCAGTTTAATGCCAACAATGCCATCATTGGTACGGAAGAGAACGACGTCCTCTTAGGTGCTAAGAACAAAGATGTGGTTATTGGCGGCGAAGGTGGCGATACCTTAATCGGTGGCAAAGGTAAATCCGTACTCTTTGGCGAAGCGGGGGATGACTTGCTCATTGGCAGCAAGAAAGAAGACACCCTAATAGGTGGCGATGGCAACGACACCCTGATCAGCAACAAAGGTAAAGACTTACTCATCGGGGGTGCAGGGGACGATTTAATCATCGGTGGCGATAAGAAAGATACCCTCTGTGGCGGTGAAGGCAACGACACCCTAATCGGAGGCGGCAAAGGAAAGAGCTTGCTCATCGGTGATGAAGGGAATGACTACCTTTATACCAGCGGTGGCAAATCCGATAGTCTCGTCGGTGGTGAAGGCAGCGATACCTTTATCCTGGACCTGAGTGCAGACAAAGGGAAGCACCGGAGCACGATTTTCGACTTCAATGCTGAAGACGGCGACAAAATCGAACTCGTCGGCAGCACTTTGACGGCGGAACAAATTTTAAGTTCTGCTCAAGTGAGCGAAGTTGAACAAACCGCTGAAGATGGAACCGTTACAACCAAGTTCCTAAGCGTACTTAATTTCAGTGCAAAAGGCGCTGTCAATGTTTGGTCCGATGCAGCGCTATCTGCCACCGATATTTCCGTCGTCACGACCCCCAGCATCAGCGTAGAGGGTGTGGAAATGCCCGACGTGGAAGAATTGACTCAAGTCAGCAAGCTGTTCAACGCTGAGTTCTATCTGGCAACCTATTCTCAAGTCACAGAACTGATTGCCTCCGGGGAATACAGCAGCGCCTTAGACCACTTCCTGCAAGTCGGTAAAACTGAGGGTCTCAGTCCTAATCCCTTCTTTGACGCGGCGTTCTATGTGGATCAATATCCGGAAGTCGCCGAACGGGTTGCTTCTGGGGAATATAGCAGTCCCTTAGACCACTTTATGAGTGTTGGACTCTCTGAAGGTTGGGTTGCCAGTGCGCTGTTTGAAGAATCCTTCTATACCGAGAAGTATCCGGAAGTTGCCGAACTGGTTGCTTCTGGGGAATACAGTAGCGCCTTTGCTTACTTCGTGCAGGTTGGATTCTTTGAAGGACAGGTATCCTGTGAATTCTTTGAAGAGGAATTCTATCTCACTCAGCCCGGTGTCACAGAGGCGATCGCCTCCGGTGAATACAGCAGCGCCTTCGCTCACTTCGCTGAAGTCGGACTCTCCATCGGTTTAGTAGCCACTTCTGAATTCAACATTGAATTCTATCTCTCCCTACTCGATGAAGAAACCAAAGCCCTCATCGGTGAAGGCAAAGAATATGCCAGTGCCTTTGAACACTACATCGAAGTCGGTCAATTTGAAGGACTGGTGACCGTCGCACCGGATACGGCCCTAGAGTCTCTGCCCAGTTGTGACGACCTCGAAATCGAAATTCCCAGTGTGGATACTATCAACGTCAAAGGCAAGAACGTTTTAGTTGCCGACGGTGATGGCGGTGTCTCCCTCAAAGCTGAAAAACGCATCGATATCCTCATCGGCGGTGAAGGCAATGATTCCCTCATCGGCGGTAAACGCAAAGACATGATCTTCGGTATCGCTGGGGATAACTTCATCGAAGGCAACAACCAACACGACACTCTGATTGGCGGCACAGGCAATGACTCGATCTTTGGTGCCAACGGAAATGACCTCCTGATTGCTGACCTAGAAGTGTTTGAAGCCTTAATGAACGGGGAAGACATCGGACTCATCCATGATGAAGAGGATGATGCAGCCAAAGGTGATGAAGTTGTTGCTGAAGGCGATGCAGCCGAAGGTGATGAAGTTGCTGCCGAAGGCGATGCAGCCGAAGGTGATGAAGTTGCTGCCGAAGAGGATACAGCCGAAGGTGATGAAGTTGTTGCCGAAGAGGATACAGCCGAAGGTGATGAAGTTGTTGCCGAAGGCGAGCCCGTTGTCGAAGCGGATCCCGTTGTCG belongs to Laspinema palackyanum D2c and includes:
- a CDS encoding calcium-binding protein encodes the protein MNPDETVLEETTEETATVTTTNTQETAAPKTITVEVSSFTGDNASGKLILEETAAGINVTVKDVTPIADIRGVFFNLADDALLTGLKISGSDVTNSAFGSGGSISGDANVTPRSFEGNVEIGTSGIGKDDITTTSFTLSHESETLTLDQFLGQSLGLRLTSVGTDNREGSSKLEGIAPTTLTEVVPKPEETPEEPVAETETEVEEVAEEEVPATDEGDDVAEDGEVTTDEGDDAIGDDGEDVIDDGEAVVDDDIDDGEAVDDAEEMEIDDDADVDPEIKELVTAYCDEEEYLAENPDVVEAVEQGLFKSGLQHAYTFGYKEERKIIAGFDATFYVESNLDVKEAIAKGNFESGLHHFLKFGCKENRPPNLAYNEQEYLASNADVNEAVQAGEFSSGLTHWLQNGRFEIRTFSSFFSGQFYLQQYEDVAEALKTGKIKSVFSHFLNHGIFEGRIPSESFNMESYLQQYPEVAEGIKNGQFSSAISHFFQLGFLRGFLPNPPMPEAEMPTEDDDLETEDGSTSEETTGGPSIVFNQPPTPPTIPTPGEQPTAEEDPALTEETEAIAKTGIFNQDFFLAQLPEQIRELIGSGKQFRSVLEYYLLEGQFDAEISQKSFSPLFDLKFYLEQNPQIKELIESGEYESVFDYFLKVGQAQGDVPTQFFDAEYFLQQYSEVQQLIASGKYTSVFEYFMQEGFEKGQNPLPEFDAEFYIEQLEKYAAENPDFEMPEIPSGATAAQKFQIAFTHFISIGIEIGITASATFKEEVFLQQLSEEEKALIGEGKQYPTAFAYYLKVGKEEGLLPSADITIPECADLEEGLEPSQFNANNAIIGTEENDVLLGAKNKDVVIGGEGGDTLIGGKGKSVLFGEAGDDLLIGSKKEDTLIGGDGNDTLISNKGKDLLIGGAGDDLIIGGDKKDTLCGGEGNDTLIGGGKGKSLLIGDEGNDYLYTSGGKSDSLVGGEGSDTFILDLSADKGKHRSTIFDFNAEDGDKIELVGSTLTAEQILSSAQVSEVEQTAEDGTVTTKFLSVLNFSAKGAVNVWSDAALSATDISVVTTPSISVEGVEMPDVEELTQVSKLFNAEFYLATYSQVTELIASGEYSSALDHFLQVGKTEGLSPNPFFDAAFYVDQYPEVAERVASGEYSSPLDHFMSVGLSEGWVASALFEESFYTEKYPEVAELVASGEYSSAFAYFVQVGFFEGQVSCEFFEEEFYLTQPGVTEAIASGEYSSAFAHFAEVGLSIGLVATSEFNIEFYLSLLDEETKALIGEGKEYASAFEHYIEVGQFEGLVTVAPDTALESLPSCDDLEIEIPSVDTINVKGKNVLVADGDGGVSLKAEKRIDILIGGEGNDSLIGGKRKDMIFGIAGDNFIEGNNQHDTLIGGTGNDSIFGANGNDLLIADLEVFEALMNGEDIGLIHDEEDDAAKGDEVVAEGDAAEGDEVAAEGDAAEGDEVAAEEDTAEGDEVVAEEDTAEGDEVVAEGEPVVEADPVVEADDNLEDSDGEDNLEGDNADDLLMGGNNYLEGGNGKDTIIGGRGNDTLMGDNGNDFLCGVAGDNYLEGGNGKDTLIGGFGNDILMGGNGKDLLIGGDGDDTLYGGSGKDTLVGGKGADVFVLDGDVLLDDIEEGDSESSTTARKKGKKQDVILDFNAEEGDVIKFAGATFGISNLSDLFDATNTTDDLGISSSTLESGQIVSTITFSAEYSLTVFSQVEITEESLLLM